GGGGTGTCGGGGGGGCACCCGCTCTCCAGgcgcgcggggccgggccgggccgccgccgAACGGGGCGAGCGACCTGCCCACGCCCGCTCCAGCCCCAGAACTACAGCCCCCAGCTCGCTGCGGCCGGGAGGGGCGCGACGCGCGGCACGCCGGGCGCTGTAGTCCCCGAGGGCCCCGCGCTCCGCCAGGCCGCGGGCCGCTCCGGCCGCCGGGGAACCACAAGTCCCATCGCGCCCCGCGCGGGCGGCACCCCGACGGGCGGGTGGGCTGGGAGCGGGCCGGAGCGGGGGGCAGCCCAGCGAGGCGGGCGGGCCGGCCGCGGGGCGCGCTTACCGGCGTGTCAAAGGAAAAGGCGCACTCGTCCTTGTGGACCCGGTCGCCGGCCTTGGGCACCCGGATGGACGGCAACACCGAGAGCAGCGCCTCGCTCAGCTCCGCCATGACAGCGGCTCACTGCAGCACCGCCCACAGCCCCACCCTAACCAATCAGAGCCCAGTGTGGTCAGGCGGACTCTAGCCAATCCCGCGCCGCACGGGAGCACCGACAGCGAGGCTGAGGGCCAGGCCCGCGGCACCGCCCGGCCGGTTCACCCAACCGCAACCGTCACGGGAGGCGGTGCGGGGATCCTCGGCCAATGGCGACGTagagcggggcgggggcggtgcCGGGCTCCCCGAAGATTGACAGCGGACCGGCGGCGAGCGAGGCGGGACGTGCCGGGCGGGGGCTGCGGAGCGGCCGGGCGGCCCCCGCGGGAGATGGGCGGGCGAAGGCGGGtccgggggcggggcggggcgggcccCTCCTCCGTGCGGAGGCCAATGGGGCGGTGCCGCCCGGCGCGCGGGAGATTTGAATCGAAGCGGCGGGCGGGGTGGGGGAGCAGCGCGGCTTGGTGCCTGCCGCCATGGGGGTCTCCGGCAGCGCCCCGGCCACCCCTGCCGCTCTCTGCAACAAGCACCTGGCGCACGTCACCGACCCCCGCTCCCCCAGCGCCGGTATCCTGCGCACCCCTATTGAGGTAGGCGCCCTCCCGCGGGCCGCCCGCCGCCTTCCCTCCCGGCGGCTTCGGCCCGCCGCACCCACGCCTGCCCTCTCCGCAGGTGGTGAGTTCCCCGGCGAGCAGCCCTCAGCCCGGCTCCGCCGAGCCGGCGGCGGGTACCAGCCAGGACCGGGACCCGCGTTCGCCCACGCCCGGCATCTCCCGCACGCCCATGAGAGCCGCGTTGAGTGGTGAGTGAGGCCAACCCGGGTGGCTGGGTGGGCTGTCCGGCACGGTATGGCGGCTCACCCCGTCCTCCGTCCCCGGCAGACAGCGTGGACTGCCTGGTGAAGCAGCTCAGCGAGGCCTTCGGGGCTGAGGCCGCGCCCCAGGAACCGGCGCCGTCGGGAGCGGCCTGCCCCACTGAGGAGCCGGCAGCGGAGGAGCCGGCCCGGCAGAGCTCTCCGCCCGCGGGCGGCTCGGAGGCGGCCGCCGCCTCGGGAGAAGAGGCGGAGGGGTCGCCCTCTCTCAGCGTGGCCCCGGCTCGGCCAGCCCGCGTTGCCGGGCCTGGCTTCTCCTCGGGTAAGTGCTTGTTGTGGGGGGTAACACACCGAAGGCTCCGTGTACCCGGGGAGCTGCGCGGTTCGAGGTATGAGCAGGTCAACAACCGTCTAGTGCAGGGATCTTCTCCAGGCTTGCTTTCTTACGGAACCTTGTCTGTTCCTGCGGTTCAGCTGTCTCCCACTGCCTCAGATAGCCTGGCCTTGGggctctgcagctggcaggcaggaggcccctttgggaaattttttttttttaccaaactGATTTCTGTCAGGAGTTGAAAAAAGTGTGGTTTTAATCGGTAGTCGAAATCAAGAGATAAATGTACCTCTTTAAAAGGTAAATGTCAGCTCTTCCCTTCTCAGAGATAGGCTTGTAATTGTGGAGGCTTATTCAGTGAGACCTTGGAGTTTCTCCTTGGGCAGAGCTGGGTAGCAAGAGTGGGACTTAGTTATAGCACATCTAAGTGCTATAACTGAGTGGTGCTGAGAGCCTTTAATATAGGCTGTGCTTTGGAAAACTCCATGctgagcatctctcctatgaggagaggctgagagctgggactcttcagcctggagaagagaaggctcagggggatcttattaatatgtataaatacttgAAAGGAGGGTATAAGGAAGGGAGAGCCaggcttttttcagtggtgcccagtggcagAACCAGGGGCAATAGGTTCAAACTGGAACATAGGAggctccatctgaacatcaggaaacactttttcctactgtgaggatgactgagcactggaccaggttgccctgAGATGTTAGTGTCTCCATTTTTTGAGATATTCAAAtccatctggacatggtcctgggcacCTGGCTTTAGATAgcactgctggagcagagagagggGTTGGACCTGATGTTCTCCacaagtcccttccaacctcaaccactcTGTGATCGCTTTACCTGGAAGTCCTTGGGTAACAGTCTTTGCTGAGCAGGCAAGCAAGCTAGATCATAAAGGCCAGGAAGCACTAAAAATCCAGGACCCTCTAGCCTTGTCATTACACACTGACATGTTTCCTTCTGTCACTAGGGAGCAAGCCTGTAAGACGCAAGaccaacaacaaaataatgGCATCATCTGGTGGAACTTGCCGTTCTCCTCTCAGCATACTACAAGATGATAATTCCCCCAGTGCTCCTGTCCCTCGCCAGGTAAAGCTTAATGACTCATGCTGTGGAAGGGAGAAtgggctgaaaaaaaaactactccaaaacaaaatccttcaatttctgtattttgtaggGCCCCAGTTTGGAACTGTGGCCTCCTAGGCCTGTAGAGCCTCATGTACAGCCTTCATAAGTGGTTTTTCTGTGGGTCAGTTTTGTCCCTAGATACCTTCAGGTCTTGACCAATGTCTGTATCTTTGCCCTTACCATGATATTGCCCATTTCAgtgcttcctttctcttcagGGTGTAGAAAGAAGTCCATCACTCTTAGACATTGTCACAAGAGAGCCAAAGCTGAATGGCCTGAAAATGGGCTATGTGTTCCACTGAGAATTAACTGGTGTTTTACACTGtatgtttgggattttttttatttctctaggGTAAGAGGCATGTGTTGGGAGAGAGCCttggggagaagaaggaagtgaCAGTGGATCTGAGCAGGAGCCTCAAATCTGGGAACTGTGCTTGGAGTGACTTGAACAAAGAGAACCAACAGTGTCCTTTGGTGGAGAACtagatatttcctttttcaataTCTTGCTGTAACATGCTTCTATGTTTTGAGAGTCCTCTAGGGGCAAGAAATCCTGCAACAGACTGAAACTCCAGATTTGTGGTCATTCTTCTCACCTATCCTTGTTAGGGAAAGAGAACTCTCTCCTAGCTTGGCATGTCTTATGTACAGCATGGACTTTGGCTCTTCTATTGTATATTAGCTATATTTACATACTGTAGAGTTTTATCTGTAGTAAATAAACTTGTATTAAAACCTTTGCTGACTGTATCTATGTCCTGATAGGACAGTAGGAGTCCCCTGCTTTGCCCAGTGCAATGTCATCTTTGTGAACAAAGATCTAGGAACAAATAATTCAGCCTTCCATTAGTCCTAAAACTAATCTCTGTACCCTGCCTGTAATGTGCCACTACAGAGCTGTGCTGACAAGGGTCCAACCTTGAACCCACGTACTATAGACTGggctgggaagctgcagctctgtgcaggaGACTGATGTATCTAGTGTCActtctgcagttctgctgtACCTACACTGGCCTGAAACTAAATGTGTGCAAAGGACTGTAGCAAAGGTCTGGCATGAGGGTGATATCCAAAATAGAATGCAATAGTATTGTGCATTAATATCTTGACCTTTTGTTGATAAGTCACTCTACCTTCTTGACCTTCAGCTCTCCCTAGCAGAGTCTTGGGACCCTAGGATTTTGCTATGAGCCAACAAGTGCTATAGGGGCTGAATGTAATGGCTGTGTCCTGTACTTGAGCTCAAATCTCCAAAGTTTGTAAGGATGCATTTTGAGCTCTTTATCCCTACTCTAAGGTAGCAAGCCTTGGCACTAATAGCCTTTTCTCAACCATCCCCCGAGTACTTTGAGGTAGAAGCAAAGCCTGCGGATGAGATGCTCTCTGGATGAGGTTAGCAGGCAGTATGCACAGGAGGAGAGATGTTTGCAGTAGCTCATTGCAATGCTGGAAAGAACACAGCCTGCAGTGCTTATGTGAGCTTTCTTTATTTGCCTGGGCTATGAAGATCTATAGCAATTGAAAACGGGCTGATGGCTACTGGTTGGACAGGGTCACCACGTGATGCAGGAGTGAGgcaaaaagagaaggaacagcAAGAAGCagacaataaataataataaatataatattcCCTGGTATGCTGGCAGGTCTGAGGGCTACCTTTCCCCCATTTATGCATAGATAAGATGAGCTAAGTCTTCCCCAATGGAAAATGAGCCCAATTTACACTAGCTTTTTGTTTGAGGTTGCATGATAGAAATCGCAAACCAGTATGTCTCTGAGGCTGTCTGCAGGGATATAGGACAGCTGCACAGAGAAGCTAGGTAGAGTTAAATCAGGGACAGAGCTTAGTCTGGGACATAGGTGTTGGATGAGGGGTCCTCTGAAGGATGGGTGCCAACGTGGGTAGAGGTGTTTGAAGGAAGATGCAGGCTGTCTGAACTGCAGCGTAAACTCCTGAGACGTAACGAACAGTGTTTTGCAGGTCTTCAAGCCTGCACGAGGCTGGAAACTGCTGGGCCTCTTTAGAGGTGGAGAGAAGGGCCAGTGTGTGtgctcctgcccccccagctccccctcgTCCCCCTCCCTgacctctcctttccctttcactCTGGGAGACCCCTACAAGTGACCTGTGTCTAGAGACAAGCGGGAGTGGTAGGTAGGTGTTTCTGTTGTGCTCAGCTGATGATGCTGTTTGCATGGGCTCAGGCTGTGGGCCgtgcttctgctgctctttccccctctgctgccaTCCTCAGTTCCAAATCTTGAGGAAGCTGTCCCAGGAGCCGGTGGCAACAGCCATGCCATCTGCCGTCACCCCCAGGCAGCTCACTCTGTTGTCATGACCAGAAAGGATTCCTatgggaagaaagcagagaggtCAGGAAAAGAAGTGGGGCCTGGGAGAGATGAAGGGGTTGGCCATGCTGAGGACACTTGTTGTAGGCTGTGTACCTACACCCCTGTGTATCACACTGTCCCTGCACAACATGTTACAATCAGTACGTGGCTAATAAGAACAAACATGCAGAAGAACATCTGTGCATGGCATACAACCACCACCCATGGGACCGGCCAAAGAACAATGTGCTTGGGAAGGTCTGGCTAGCTGAATCCTCACACCCATACTCCTTTCACCCTGGAGTGATGGTAGGACTAAGAAAGGATGGTGTCCTTGATAAGACTGACAAATACCAGTGCCATTGGTGGGCTGCGTTATAAATTTTCAGAGCCTAGGAGacacatctgaaagaaaaatggcacGTTGGTGTATTCTGTGTATGAGCATCACAGAGTATCCAAAGGCGTTGGATGGAAGCCTGGGTCCATGCTCAGCTTGGTGCCTGGCTACCACGTGGCACTGTGAGTACCTGGAACTGGCAAATGGCAGAGGCTAGGAGAAAGTAGGAAATGCTACTGGTGCTTGTGAGCAGGTTTAGTGAATAGGAACCTTAATGCTCTTCCCCCCCTTGAAACAATGATGTTGTTTAAAGGTTTGACTTCcttaacattaaaaacaatagTTCTACACAAAAGAGAGTTGTACTAGTTATGGTGTGCTCCTTAAGTGTGAGGAAGCTTTGTCTGGTTTCAGTTAGAATAGGATGtgtcccttttaaaaaaaaataaaggtctcTTTCTTGCCTTGGTAGGGACAGAAGACCTTGCAAGGAATTAAAGAGGGACCTCCAGGAGCCACTCACCCACACGCTCTGCTTTCAGAGAGTCCCAGATGTTGCAGTTGAAGTCATCATATCCAGCAAGCAAGAGGCGCCCACTGCGGGAGAAGGCGACTGATGTGATTCCACAGATGATGCTCTCATGAGAGTACACTATGAGCTCCTGGTCTGCCCGGAGGTCAAAGAGACGGCAAGTGGCATCATCTGAGCCGGTGCAGATGGCTTCGCCATTAGGGAAGAACTGAGAAGGGCACACACCAGATTTTAATCAGACTGTGCCTTGCACATTTCCTCAGCTCTTTGCCTCCCTGCTAACCACCAGGAATCCACAGAGGTAGGAAAACCAAGTGAGACAAGACACTGGATCATAAAAGTTGAGTCTGCTGAAGGGAGAGACTGATGCTTCTCCTAAGACCAAGAAACCCCTTCCACCTCAAGAAAGCCAATGACCTAGGGGCTAGACCTATTGCAAGACATCCCAGTGCTTGAGGAAGAATTATTGTCCTTTAACTCCAGCTGTTAGTTTGGCGGTTGACAAGTGTCCACCCAGGTGGAGTCTGGCATGATTCAGAGATACAGGAGCCTTCCTCTGTCTGATCCTCATACCCCAACCTTCTCATACATActcattttctgtgtccttGCTCTGAGGAGTGAAAAAGAGCTCCTCAGGAACAGGTAAGGCAGGAAGCCATATGGCTGGCAGGGTAGCCATGGGACAGGTGAGAAATGCTGTACtaactgaagtcagtggaggGTGGTTCAAGCAGCAAACATTGCAGGAAGCTGGCAGACTCATTTGGTTAGCCGCACGGGATTAAACTGACATGTTTCTTGTCCTGCTACCTCTAGGGCTCTAGTTTGAATCCTTGCCTCTGAGGGGGATACTCGCCCCCAAATGTCTGTACTGCCTCCTATGAAGATTTCATCTTCAGAAGACCTCCCTGTGATCCCAAGTTCCCACCTCTGCTGTCTGGAGCTGATGAAGACCCTCAGCTGAGTTAGGGATTCCTGCTGCCTCGCTTGTGTCTTTCGCCAGGGCTCCTGGAGCACGCCCGAACCATGGTTCCCAACAGTTGCTATGAGCAAAGCTGCACCAGCACCTGTGTTAGTGTGCTGAGCTCCACAGACTATGGTGTGATAGCTGAGTCCAAGCAGTGCTTTGAGTCAGACCTAGATGCTTTGGTGCCCTGGTGCTGGCGAAGAGCCAGCCTCCAAACTTCAGTGAACTCAACCCTCCCTGCTTCAGGCTGGATCATGGGGCCAAGGTCTCCTGAGAACCTTGTTCCCCACACCACTGCAACAGCTTCTTCTGACCTTGTCCCAGAGCTGGTCCACCCTCCTTGCCTCCCTACCAGTGTGCAGACAGCGTACATACGCAGATGGCGTTGATATCGGACTCATGCCCTGAGAAGGTCTGACGGCAGGTGCCCTCCCGCACATCCCACAGTTTGGCAGTAGCATCACAAGCCCCAGAGATGAAGAGTTTGAAGTCTGGAGAGACGGCCAAGCTCATACAGTCTCCGGTGTGACCCAGGAACACAGTCTTCTGCTGCCCCGTCTCAATGTCCCAGAGCGCActgtgggagaggagagaatTTCTCAGACCTAACCCAGGCAGAACAGATCTACAGCTGGGCTGAAAAGCAAACTtgcaaacaaaaggaaggaagcCATGGGCCTGGCTACAGCGTGGGAAAACAGGTGAGAGCATCACTGGAGTCAGCTGTATACAACAGGAGATATCTTCACAGCTGTTGTTGGTCATACCTTTGCCAAAGCAGAGTTAGACTAAGGCTGGGGGTGTCTGAGGTTTGACCGTATTCCCATAACTGCAACAGTTGAAGGGAGTACTGAGAGGAGGTAAGAGGGGCCCACAGGCAAACAGCTGAAAAAGGTCTGCTGTATCCATGCACGTAGGATGCACGGGCCACATTCGCTGGGATCCCACATTACAGCCAGGCAAACCAGCCTCGTGTAACCTTGATCTCTGATGGAAATGCCACATCCTGACTCATCCTCGGTCAAGAAGTTCTTCTGAAGCAGGTGTTGGGACGGGGTGGGGGTGAATAAAAACTTGACACTGTGCTGAGTCACAGCACAATGAGACCTGAGAGCTGAGAAACGAAGGATCCAGGCATTGGCTTTGCAGGTGTCCCTTGCACAGTGGGCAAGACTTGAGAAGTGAAGCATGTATGTGGGCTCCACATAAATTTACAGTGTTTTCTATCCTGGGATAAATGACACTGTGAGAGCTTAAAATGTGGTCCCTAGTGCTTCAACAACAGACCTGCGTCTTGGCCTGACCTCAACTGGGAAAAGAGGCACCTGTTCTGCCAAGGGAGCAAGAATGGATCTGGCTTCCTAAGGTGCTCTGTGTGGCCTCCCCATATGGAGGCAATTCATCATTAGTGGactgctgcagagcaaaatGGCTGCACTTGCTGATGTGCACTGTGCCTCTGAGAGCCAGAGGTCATGTCACCAGGATGCAGAAGGTAACACTCACCATGTGGTATCTCCAGAGCTAGTCACAATATTGTTGTCATCAAGAAATCGGCAGCAGGAGAGGTAACCTGGGAAGTGGGAACAAGCAAACATGAGAAATGGGGCAGGGCTAGAAGAGTGAGGTTTGGAAGCAGAGGGCACCCAGattgcaggcaggcagcacaccCACCTGTATGGGCTGAGAGCTCCCTGCTCACTTTTACGTTGCCTTCACGAGTCTTGAGGTTGTAGATGGAGCACATGTTGTCAAGGCCTCCACAGGCCACAAAATTGCCTGAAGGGGCATAGGCACAGGTCATGACCCAGGAAGAACGCAAAGGGATGGCATGAACCTGGGAGGACAAGAAACCATGTTGGGACTctggcagcagaaaaagcagggcAAGGGCACTAGCTCTGAGGGGATCCACTGCAGCATCCTGTTTTGCTGCAGCCATCTGACTCCTACCTTGTTAGTTGTGTATGTATCCCACACAATCAGTTTCCCATCTTGTGAAGCACTGACCAGAAGTCTGTGAGAGAGGAACAAGATCATGTTAGTAGTTCTCTTCCCATCAGAGCCTTCTTGCCGTTCACACCCATGTGCTGCCCTGCAACCAGCAGATCAGCAGCATCTCTCTCACTTGGAGTCTGTGGACCAGTGCATGGCGTAGATCTTGGCCAGGTGCCCACGCAGGGTCCTTCGGGTCCGCATCTGGATGCGGCCAACAACTTCCACTCCAGACACAATCTGAGGA
This sequence is a window from Balearica regulorum gibbericeps isolate bBalReg1 chromosome 1, bBalReg1.pri, whole genome shotgun sequence. Protein-coding genes within it:
- the CDCA3 gene encoding cell division cycle-associated protein 3, producing the protein MGVSGSAPATPAALCNKHLAHVTDPRSPSAGILRTPIEVVSSPASSPQPGSAEPAAGTSQDRDPRSPTPGISRTPMRAALSDSVDCLVKQLSEAFGAEAAPQEPAPSGAACPTEEPAAEEPARQSSPPAGGSEAAAASGEEAEGSPSLSVAPARPARVAGPGFSSGSKPVRRKTNNKIMASSGGTCRSPLSILQDDNSPSAPVPRQGKRHVLGESLGEKKEVTVDLSRSLKSGNCAWSDLNKENQQCPLVEN
- the GNB3 gene encoding guanine nucleotide-binding protein G(I)/G(S)/G(T) subunit beta-3, whose product is MGEMEQMKQEAEQLKKQIADARKACADTTLAQIVSGVEVVGRIQMRTRRTLRGHLAKIYAMHWSTDSKLLVSASQDGKLIVWDTYTTNKVHAIPLRSSWVMTCAYAPSGNFVACGGLDNMCSIYNLKTREGNVKVSRELSAHTGYLSCCRFLDDNNIVTSSGDTTCALWDIETGQQKTVFLGHTGDCMSLAVSPDFKLFISGACDATAKLWDVREGTCRQTFSGHESDINAICFFPNGEAICTGSDDATCRLFDLRADQELIVYSHESIICGITSVAFSRSGRLLLAGYDDFNCNIWDSLKAERVGILSGHDNRVSCLGVTADGMAVATGSWDSFLKIWN